The Rhodococcus rhodochrous DNA window CTCTCGTCCACGCTCCCGTCCGGGAGGTGCCCACCGCCGCGAAGCAGGCCCACGAGCTGCTCGATCTCGTGCGACGGCTCGGCCGTCCGGTCGGGGCCTACGGCATGAAGGATCTGGCCCTCGAATACCAGCTCACCCGGCCCGGACCGGCACGCCGCCACCTCGCGCGCGTACTCGACCCACTCGACGAATCACCCGAACTCGTCGAGACGCTGGAAACGCACATCGCCCACGACCTCAGTCGTCAGCTCACGGCCAAGACCTTGCACGTCCACGCGAACACCGTCGACTACCGGCTCAAGCGGGTCGCGCAACTCACCGGCTTCGACCCCACCCGGCCCTCCGGTCTGCGGCAACTGCAGGCGGCGCTGATCGCTCGACGACTCGAACTGGAGAGCTCCGAACAGGGCTGATATCGCACCGGATTCGGCTTCCCGAGGTCTGTCGGTCTATATCATCGGTCTCGGGCGACCGAGGGGCGTCACCCGGAGTGAACGCGAGGGGGCCGACGCATGGCGGGGGAATCCGAACCGTCCGAGTCGGATCCGCCGAGCCGTCGTGGCGGCGCGCGTGGGGGTGCACGGCCGGACAGGAGTCGGCAGGGCAGGGGTCGTGCGCGCTGGCTCGTCGTTGCCGCGATCCTCGTCCTCGCGGCCGGATCCGTCGCCTTCCTCGTCGTGGAGGGGCAGAGCGGGTGCGACGACTCCGAGCACTACACCGTGGCGGTCACCGCGGACCTCGCACCCGTGATCGAGGAGATCGCGGTATCCGGATGCACCGAATTCGAGGTCGTCGAACAGGAACCGGGCGAGGTGTCGGCGCGACTGGCGACCGACGACGTTCCCGACCTGTGGCTCCCGGCGGGCGGTTGGTGGGCGTCGTGGGCGGGTGAGACCGCTACCGGCCCGGTGCGCACGGTGTCGACCCCTCTCGCCACCACGCCGCTCGTGATCGCGGGCGCGCCGGGCACCGTCGAACCGGCGGCCGACTGGCAGGAGGCCCTGTCCGATCCGGATCTCGTCTTCGGCAACCCACTGCGCTCCGGCCCGGCGGCGGGAGCCATCCGCGCGGTGCTGGCGGAGGCCGCCGACGACCCCGTCGCGATGGGCACCGTCCGTCCCGTCATGGCGCCGCTCGCCGAGCGGGAGGGGGTCCGCGACGAGGAGGTGCCCACCGGATCGACGCTGCTCGAGGAGACCGTCGCGAACGGCGGGACGGTGGTGAGCACCGAACAGCAGGTCGAGGCCTATCGCAGCGTCCACGAACGCGAACTGGGCATCGAGGTACCCGCCACCGGGACGCTGCTCGTGGACTATCCGGTGATCGTGACCGCGCGGGGGGAGAGACACGACGCCGCGGCGGCCGCCGCGACCGCGCTGACCGACGCGCTGCACACCTCCGAAGGGCTCGACAGGCTGGCCCGTCACGGCTTCCGGGGCGGAGGCGGACGGCCCCTGCCCGACGACCGCGGTGTGGGCGCGGTGCCGGTGCTCGAACTCGACGACGAGACCGTCGCCGAGGAAGCGATGAATGTGTGGGCGTTGCAGGCCCTTCCCGTGCGCACCGTGTTCGCGGTGGACGTCTCCGCTTCGATGAACCGCAATCTCGGCGACGAGAGCCGGATCGAACTGGTCCGACGCGCCGCGACCGCCGCCAACGAGGTCCTGCCCGGGAACGTCTCGGCCGGCCTGTGGTTCTTCGGCGGCAGAGTGAGCGACTATGCCACCTTGCCGAACGACCGCGCCGAACCCTCGGGGGACTACATCATGGCGGCCCCGATCCGGCGCTTCGATGCCGTGGTGGACGGCGGGACCCATCGCGACCGGCTCACCGCGCTCGTCGCGCAGATGGCCGGCACGGCCGACGAGACCACCGCGCTCTACGACACGATCCTCGCGGCCTTCCGGTACGTGCAGGACAGCTACGACCCGCGAGCGGCCAACAGTGTCGTCGTGGTGACCGATGGTGCCGACGACGGCTCCGAGATCTCGAAGGACGAACTGCTCGCCGTCCTCTCGAACGAGAACGATCCGTCCAGGCCGGTCCGGATCGTGACGATCGGACTCGGCGAGGACGTCGACACCACGACCCTCGAGCAGATCGCTGCGGCGACCGGAGGGGTGAACTACCGGACGAGCGATCCGCTCGACATCACCGAGCTCGTGCTCACTGCGCTGGCCGATCGGACGGGTGGCTGACGGCCGTCCTGTCGTGGGTGCGGTGCCAGATCAGGCCGAGCGCCGTGATGATCAGGAACAGCACGAAGGTCGACGCGAGCTGGACCCGGGCCGCGCTGTCGGACAGCATCAGCACGATGAAGCCGATGAGCATCGCGAGCGTGAACCAGCTGAGATAGGGGAACAGCCACATGCGCAGGCGAATGGTGCCCTCGCGCTCGAACTTGCGACGCAACCGCAGATGCGAGACGACGATGAACAGCCAGATCGCGATGAGCGCCGATCCGACGGCGTTGAGCAGGATCCCGAGAATGGTGTCGGGCAGCAACCAGTTGAGCCATACGCTGACGAAGCCGAAGAACACCGAGACGAGCACCGCGTTGCGGGGCACTCCGTGGTGGGTGAGCTTGCTGAGCCAGGCCGGGCCGTCGCCGCCGCGCGCCAGCGAGTAGGCCATGCGGGAGGTGCCGTAGACGTTGGCGTTGAACGCCGACAGCAGCGCGATCACCACGACGAGTTCCATGAAGCCGGACGCGTAGGGGAGGCCGGCGATGTCGAGCACCGAGACGAACGGGGACGTCTCGCCGCTCGCCGCGGTCCACGGCAGCACGAGCACCATGATCGAGATCGACCCGAGGTAGAAGATCGAGATACGCCAGACGACGCTGCGCACGGCGGTCGCGATGGACCGTTCCGGGTCCTTCGATTCGGCCGCGGCGATCGTGACGATCTCGATGCCGCCGAACGCGAAGGCCACCGCGAGCAGGCCGGCCGCGATGCCGGCGATGCCGTTGGGCGCGAAACCGTCGCCGTCGCCGAGCAGGTGCGTGGTGCCGACGGGTTCGGTGCCGGGGAGCAGGCCGAACACGAGCAGGATACCGATCACCAGGAACCCGAGGATGACCGCGACCTTCAGGGCCGCGAACCAGAACTCGAATTCACCGAAGTTGGCGACCCGCGCGAGGTTGACCACCGCGAAGAAGGTGACGAACACCAGCGCGACCACCCATTGGGGTACGCCCGGTAGCCACGACTGCACGATCGCGGAGGCGCCGGTGATCTCGACACCGAGCACC harbors:
- a CDS encoding substrate-binding domain-containing protein, encoding MAGESEPSESDPPSRRGGARGGARPDRSRQGRGRARWLVVAAILVLAAGSVAFLVVEGQSGCDDSEHYTVAVTADLAPVIEEIAVSGCTEFEVVEQEPGEVSARLATDDVPDLWLPAGGWWASWAGETATGPVRTVSTPLATTPLVIAGAPGTVEPAADWQEALSDPDLVFGNPLRSGPAAGAIRAVLAEAADDPVAMGTVRPVMAPLAEREGVRDEEVPTGSTLLEETVANGGTVVSTEQQVEAYRSVHERELGIEVPATGTLLVDYPVIVTARGERHDAAAAAATALTDALHTSEGLDRLARHGFRGGGGRPLPDDRGVGAVPVLELDDETVAEEAMNVWALQALPVRTVFAVDVSASMNRNLGDESRIELVRRAATAANEVLPGNVSAGLWFFGGRVSDYATLPNDRAEPSGDYIMAAPIRRFDAVVDGGTHRDRLTALVAQMAGTADETTALYDTILAAFRYVQDSYDPRAANSVVVVTDGADDGSEISKDELLAVLSNENDPSRPVRIVTIGLGEDVDTTTLEQIAAATGGVNYRTSDPLDITELVLTALADRTGG
- a CDS encoding amino acid permease; translation: MMGLGSAIGAGLFLGSGVGIAAAGPAIIVSYLLAGVMIIFVMRMLGEMGAALPVSGSFSHYARIGIGRWAGFSMGWLYWFMLIMVLGVEITGASAIVQSWLPGVPQWVVALVFVTFFAVVNLARVANFGEFEFWFAALKVAVILGFLVIGILLVFGLLPGTEPVGTTHLLGDGDGFAPNGIAGIAAGLLAVAFAFGGIEIVTIAAAESKDPERSIATAVRSVVWRISIFYLGSISIMVLVLPWTAASGETSPFVSVLDIAGLPYASGFMELVVVIALLSAFNANVYGTSRMAYSLARGGDGPAWLSKLTHHGVPRNAVLVSVFFGFVSVWLNWLLPDTILGILLNAVGSALIAIWLFIVVSHLRLRRKFEREGTIRLRMWLFPYLSWFTLAMLIGFIVLMLSDSAARVQLASTFVLFLIITALGLIWHRTHDRTAVSHPSDRPAQ